The Nostoc sp. 'Peltigera membranacea cyanobiont' N6 genome contains the following window.
TTAACCTAATAAAGCAATCTCAAAAAACTGAATTGGCACGACTAAATTTAATTGCAGGGCGAAAAGCTAAAGCTTCTACAGCTTATGAAGCTGCACTTAAATACTTCACAAATGGCATAGAACTTTTAAATGTAGATGCTTGGCAAACTGAATATACCTTAACCATAAGTTTATATGAAGGAGCCGCAGAAGCAGCCTATTTGGGTGGTAATTTTGAGCAGATGCAGCAATGGGCTGAGGTGGTGCAGCAAGAAGCCAAAATCCTTCTAGATAAAGTGAAAGTCTATGAAGTACAGATTATCGCTTCTATCATTCAAAGCAAACAATTGGAAGCCATTCAGATAGCAGTATCAATTCTCAAATTGCTAGGAATCAGTTTTCCAGATGAACCGACATCAACTGATATTCAGCAGGGGATGGATGAAATTGCTGTTTCTTTGAAAAGTAAAGCTATTGCAGATTTAATTAACTTACCATTAATGTCCGATCCTAATAAGATTGCAGCTATGAGGATATTAATGGGGGTTCTCCCTGCGGCTTTTCAAACTGCTCCTGCAATGATGCCAATTATTGTCTGTAAAATGGTTAATTTGTCCTTAAACTATGGCAATACGGCTGTATCTGCCTATGGTTATAGTCTTTATGGCTTACTTCTTTGTGGAGTTCAAGGAGAAATTAATTCTGGCTATGAATTTGGTAAATTAGCTTCTAGTTTGGTGTCAAAATTTGATTCTCAAGAACTCAAGGCTAAAATTCTGACGGTTGTTAGCGCTCATGTTATGCACTGGAAAGAGCATATTAGGGAGACATTAACATCATCAATGTCTGGATATACTAGTGGTCTAGAAACTGGAGATTTAGAATATGCTGGCTATTGTGGTTACATTTATCCCTATCATTCATTTTGGTTGGGTAAGGAACTTTGGGTTTTAGAAAAAGAACTTATAGCTTACTGTGAATCGCTGAAAAAAATTAATCAGCGAGTAGCTTTAACTTGGAACTTAGTATATTTACAAACAGTTTTGAACTTGAAAGGTAATTACGAAAATGTAGATTGTTTAATTGGAGAAGCCTACGACGAGCAAAGGATGCTGCCAATTCATCAGCAAGTAAATGACCTTTACACAATTAATCATTTATTTGTCAATAAGCTAATGCTCTCTTACATATTTGGGGAGTATTTTAAGGCTGTAGAATATGCTGCGATCGCAGAAAAATCTTTAGGTGGCGTAACAGGGTTGTTTGTTGTTCCAATGTTCTATTTTTATGACTCTTTAGCACACTTGGCCATATATAATACTGCCAAAGAGTGTGAAAAGCAAGCTATTCTTGAAAAAGTTCAAGCTAATCAGCAAAAAATGGAACTCTGGGCTACTCATGCTCCCACGAATCACTTACATAGATTTTATCTCGTGGAAGCAGAAAGGTATCGGATTTTGGATCAAAAACTGGAAGCAATGGACTACTATGAGAACTCTATTGCCAAATCTCAAGAGAATGGTTTTCTCCAAGAAGAAGCTTTAGGCTATGAGTTAGCAGGAAAATTTTATCAATCTTTAGGTAAAGAGTTAATTCATCAAACTTATATAACTAAAGCCTATTATGCCTATATTCGCTGGGGTGCGATCGCTAAAGTTAAATACTTAGAATCAAAGTATGTTTTTCTAGTAGGACAAACTACTGCTATAGAAACTACCACTTCCAAAATAGATACAATTCACTTTACCACTACCACAACTACTAATAGTAGTTTAAGCGATTTTCTAGACTTTAATGCATTCATCAAGTTTTCGCAAGCGATTACCAACGAAATTGTGTTAGAAAATTTGTTGAGCAAGCTCATCAAAATTTTACTAGAAAATGCTGCCGCCCAAAAAGCAGTGCTACTCCTACTTAAAGATAATCAACTATATATCGAAGCTTCTGGAAATGCTACTGATGATGTCGTGACAGTTCTATGTTCTATTCCTGTTGAAGCTTATCAGGATTTACCCCTCTCTGTGATTAATTACGTTTTTCGCACTCAACAATATCTTGTATTAAATGATGCAATAATTACAGAGCCGTTTAACCTTGATATTTATATTCAGGAATCTAAAACAAAATCAATTTTTTGCTTACCGATAATTTATCAATCACAAATTACAGGGATTATTTATTTAGAAAATAAGTTGTCATCAGGAACTTTTTTACCAGAAAGAGTAGAGGTATTAAAGGTCTTGGTTTCTCAAATGGCTATTGCTATACAAAATGCCCGATTGTATACAAGAGAACAAGATAAATCTAGAGAATTAGAACAGTCAATAAAAGATTTACAAGAGGCCCAACTACAACTTATTCAAAGCGAAAAAATGTCTTCTTTGGGTAATTTAGTTGCAGGAGTAGCACACGAGATAAATAATCCACTTGGTTTTATTACAGGTAGCATAGCCCAAGCAAAAGATACTGTTAAGGATTTAATAGACTATCTACAACTGTACCGAGATAAGTTCCCAAATCCTGGTGTTGAAATTAAAGAAAAAGCTGAAGAAATAGATATAGATTTCCTGCTAAAAGATTTACCAAAAATGATTGATGGTATGACGGTAGGAACGCAGCGTATTCGTAATATTAGTACTTCTCTCCGTACTTTTTCACGCGCAGATACTAGTTCTAAAGTATTAGCTAATATTCATGAAGGCATTGATAGTACTTTGTTAATTTTACAGCATCGACTGAAAGCTGACCATAATCGTCCGGCGATTCAAATCCTTAAAGAGTATGGAAATATTCCATTAGTGAAATGCTATTTAGGACAATTAAATCAAGTTTTTATGAACATTATTGCAAATGCAATTGATGCCTTGGAAGAAGCAAACATCGGTCGTAGCTTTATGGAAGTTCAAGATAATTATCCTAATATTATTACCATCTTAACTAAGGTAGAGAAAGATAATAATCTAACAATTAAGATTCAAGATAACGCAAAAGGAATGCCAGAAGAAGTTAAAGTCTGTATCTTTGAAAATCTATTTACTACCAAATGCGTAGGAAAAGGTACAGGATTAGGATTATCTATCAGTCGCCAAATTATAGTAGAAAATCATGATGGAAGTTTAATTTGTGAATCAGTCTTGGGACAAGGAACACAATTTATAATTTCTATCCCCCTTTTGGAATAATAATCTTTCATAGTACAGACACATTAGCAAAGCTATAGCCGTAGATACCCGAATTACCAAATAATTCGGGTATTTTGTTTATCACGAATGATTCATAATTGCTATAGTAATTACATTGAGTTTTAAAAATATGCTCAAACAAAATTTACTTTCTTGTGAAGAAAACTATGTAAGTATCAACCTTGTTTTTTAATCAAATCAATACATATTCAGGCATGTACAACACTTAAAACTTTATGTAACTTCTGTTATTATAATGACTGATTATATGCATCAAATCTTGTAGCTTATTTATAATTTACTAGCTGATATCAAAGTAAACTCTAACTAAATGTGCAAGAATTTTAGTCAGGATTTTATCAGCTAAGATATCAGATGTAAATTTAGTTTGCAGCAAGTTAAAAGATGCGAAAATAGTAAAAATTAAGGTGGTTTTCCTGTGGAAAAAAGAAGAGAAGGTGGGCGAATAGTTTCAAAGGCTATCTCGTTTTTGTTAAATCAGATTACATTGATTGTGCTTGCAGTCACTCTTGTGCTGTTTATTGGAGGTAGGTTTGAACTAGCAAGTGCAACTCAACCTAACGCAGAATTAGAAATTCAAAAATTAACATCCTGTTACTCGCTGGGAACTGATGCCATTGGTAGAGGAAATCTCCTAGAGGGAAAAAATATTTATCGGGATTGTTTTACTCAAGATGCAGTTCTCACTGCCATTTTTCCTGATGGGACAACTCAAACAAATTATGGGACAGATGCTTGGGCAGATTTTGTCTATTCAGTATTCCAAGGAAATGGTTATACAGCTACTCAACACTTGATGGGTACGATAAACATTTCAATTGAGAATAATAAAGCAGTGATGACTTCTTATCTCCATGCAACTCACAAACGTTCGGAAACTAGCATTGATGTCGCTAATGGTACTTACGAAGATGAAGTTGTAAACAAAAATGGACGCTGGAAAATTCGTAAACGTACTCTCAAACTCATAGATTTCTTGAATCTCAGTTCACCGACAGTTGATTCTTCAAATGCTAATGCTCGAAGCAGTAATTCCTCAACTACATTTGTAAGACCAAAAATGTCTGGCTTCAATCATTAATCTTTCATACCATATAAGTAAAAAGTAAAAAGTACTCTCTACTTTTTACTTTTTATTCTGTTTTATGTATGAATAAAGAAGTTCGCGTAGGCGTAGCCCGTCGTAGACATCGCTGCGAGGATTTACAATTAAGCATGGACTATTACCGCAACTTCCATTACTTACAATAACGACAGTAATACCTGATTTTGGACAAACTCCTAAACAACTGGTGCTAACGACCCGAAATTCACCCCATAATCCCTCAAGTTTTAAACGAGATTTTAACCAATTCTCTAAGTCTTCGGAAGCCGTTGAGCTTTTGTTAGCTGGACGAAAACTATTTGACCGCTCATTTGCACATTGCGAACACACAAGCACCAAACCAGACTCCCATCGGGGAGAAACGCTAGGAATAGAAATAGAAGTGTCTAGCGGACGAGAATTTATTAAGGGCGATGTCTGCTGAGAATTGGATGCAAACCTCTTGAAGATACGTTGCAACAATCTCTTAATACGCTCGATCAGTTTTTTCATGGGCTACCCTACCTATTTCTCTGATAGGATAGTGGAAATTTCCCGTTTAGTCTGTTCTGGTAGATCGTCTAGTTCCAACAATAATCAGCGTTTCTGAGCAATTTGCTGCAAGTATGCAATTAGCTGTTCTCCTGCGGTGTCAATGTGTCGTTTTAGTAACCTGACAGCAGCTTTTGTATCCTGCTTTTGACAAGCATCTAAGAGTTGATAGTGTTCTTTTTGCGATCGCTCTTGGTAATCCATCTCTACCAATTGTACGCGAACATAGCGATCGCAATTAACGTGTAAAGTTTTAATCATCGCCAGCAACCGGGGACGTTCAGCAGTGGCGTACAGCGTCGCATGAAATTCCCAGTTGAGTTTTGCCAACACACCTGCATCAGTTGCTTTATCTGTCGCTTCCAGAATCACAGCCGCTTTTTCTATATCTGTTTCCTTGAACTTGGGTATCGCCAATTGCATCGCTTTCACTTCCAAAGCGCTGCGAATCTCACAGATTTCTTGCGCCTCTTGTGCTGTCAACACCGACACAATCGCCCCACGATTTAGATGCAGTGTCACCAATCCTTCTGCTTCTAACTGCTTCAAGGCTTCGCGCACGGGAATGCGACTCACGCCAAACTGAGTGGCGATTTCATCCTGTCTCAAAGATTGTCCTTCCTGAAAAATGCCCCGCAGAATCGCTTCCCGCAAAGCATCGGCAATTAAATCTGGGGTACTGCGTTGTTGTTGCAGCACATTTGCTGCCAAGTCATTTAAGTTCATATTGGATATTGTATACAAAATACGAAAGATTATATACAATATCCAAAGTAAGTTTTTTAAACATCCCTTCAATACTACGGGAGACAATTATGAGCATCGCATCTCAACCAGACAGAGTTATCATCTTCGACACCACGCTACGGGATGGCGAACAGTCACCGGGCGCAACCCTCAATGTAGAAGAGAAATTAGCGATCGCTCATCAACTAGCTCTCCTTGGTGTCGATGTGATTGA
Protein-coding sequences here:
- a CDS encoding nuclear transport factor 2 family protein, producing the protein MEKRREGGRIVSKAISFLLNQITLIVLAVTLVLFIGGRFELASATQPNAELEIQKLTSCYSLGTDAIGRGNLLEGKNIYRDCFTQDAVLTAIFPDGTTQTNYGTDAWADFVYSVFQGNGYTATQHLMGTINISIENNKAVMTSYLHATHKRSETSIDVANGTYEDEVVNKNGRWKIRKRTLKLIDFLNLSSPTVDSSNANARSSNSSTTFVRPKMSGFNH
- a CDS encoding (2Fe-2S) ferredoxin domain-containing protein, whose amino-acid sequence is MKKLIERIKRLLQRIFKRFASNSQQTSPLINSRPLDTSISIPSVSPRWESGLVLVCSQCANERSNSFRPANKSSTASEDLENWLKSRLKLEGLWGEFRVVSTSCLGVCPKSGITVVIVSNGSCGNSPCLIVNPRSDVYDGLRLRELLYSYIKQNKK
- a CDS encoding trifunctional serine/threonine-protein kinase/ATP-binding protein/sensor histidine kinase encodes the protein MPNPTGYQINSTLHEGIQTILYQTQMPKTQQRVILKLLKNEYPTLEAFTRLKNEYQIQQGLDHPNIVKAISLETFDNRVGLLLEDFDGQSLAQIIQTEKLDLINDLNIAIQLTKALDYLHKHQIIHKDIKPSNIIINSQTGIVKLTDFGIASRLNKENPQFNNPNCVEGTLAYMSPEQTGRMNRILDYRTDFYSLGVTLYEMLTDKTPFCSQDPLELVYSHIAIQPINPQLLNPTIPNAISEIVLKLMAKNAEDRYQSATGLLADLELCLNQLKTKGRITDFVPGRLDVLSQLLIPQKLYGRENQVNELLAAFERVTSGTSEMMLVSGYSGIGKSVLVNEVNKPITRRQGYFISGKFDQLKRNIPYASLIQAFAYLMRYLLTENNEKIESWREKILSALGTNGKVITDVIPEVELIIGIQPEVAQIGATESQNRFNRVFKEFIQVFTQREHPLVIFLDDLQWADSATLNLIQLLITDTDSKHLLFIGAYRDNEVNAAHPLIQKIEEIKNAGTVINNIVLQPLNLDNVTQLVAETLQETEINPDVESKSFNNKVIQLAELISNKTGGNPFFITQLIQALYQEKLLKFDFINSQWQWSLEDIQAIGITDKNVVELVASRVEKLPSFTQNVLKLAACVGDRFSLDILSIVNEKSSSLTANDLYSALQAGLILPLSEAYRIPLVFNQEEVADLNFDTSRVGYKFLHDRVQQAAYSLIPEELKKSTHLKIGQLLLQNIPKEEIEANIFDIVNQLNVGIVNLIKQSQKTELARLNLIAGRKAKASTAYEAALKYFTNGIELLNVDAWQTEYTLTISLYEGAAEAAYLGGNFEQMQQWAEVVQQEAKILLDKVKVYEVQIIASIIQSKQLEAIQIAVSILKLLGISFPDEPTSTDIQQGMDEIAVSLKSKAIADLINLPLMSDPNKIAAMRILMGVLPAAFQTAPAMMPIIVCKMVNLSLNYGNTAVSAYGYSLYGLLLCGVQGEINSGYEFGKLASSLVSKFDSQELKAKILTVVSAHVMHWKEHIRETLTSSMSGYTSGLETGDLEYAGYCGYIYPYHSFWLGKELWVLEKELIAYCESLKKINQRVALTWNLVYLQTVLNLKGNYENVDCLIGEAYDEQRMLPIHQQVNDLYTINHLFVNKLMLSYIFGEYFKAVEYAAIAEKSLGGVTGLFVVPMFYFYDSLAHLAIYNTAKECEKQAILEKVQANQQKMELWATHAPTNHLHRFYLVEAERYRILDQKLEAMDYYENSIAKSQENGFLQEEALGYELAGKFYQSLGKELIHQTYITKAYYAYIRWGAIAKVKYLESKYVFLVGQTTAIETTTSKIDTIHFTTTTTTNSSLSDFLDFNAFIKFSQAITNEIVLENLLSKLIKILLENAAAQKAVLLLLKDNQLYIEASGNATDDVVTVLCSIPVEAYQDLPLSVINYVFRTQQYLVLNDAIITEPFNLDIYIQESKTKSIFCLPIIYQSQITGIIYLENKLSSGTFLPERVEVLKVLVSQMAIAIQNARLYTREQDKSRELEQSIKDLQEAQLQLIQSEKMSSLGNLVAGVAHEINNPLGFITGSIAQAKDTVKDLIDYLQLYRDKFPNPGVEIKEKAEEIDIDFLLKDLPKMIDGMTVGTQRIRNISTSLRTFSRADTSSKVLANIHEGIDSTLLILQHRLKADHNRPAIQILKEYGNIPLVKCYLGQLNQVFMNIIANAIDALEEANIGRSFMEVQDNYPNIITILTKVEKDNNLTIKIQDNAKGMPEEVKVCIFENLFTTKCVGKGTGLGLSISRQIIVENHDGSLICESVLGQGTQFIISIPLLE
- a CDS encoding GntR family transcriptional regulator gives rise to the protein MNLNDLAANVLQQQRSTPDLIADALREAILRGIFQEGQSLRQDEIATQFGVSRIPVREALKQLEAEGLVTLHLNRGAIVSVLTAQEAQEICEIRSALEVKAMQLAIPKFKETDIEKAAVILEATDKATDAGVLAKLNWEFHATLYATAERPRLLAMIKTLHVNCDRYVRVQLVEMDYQERSQKEHYQLLDACQKQDTKAAVRLLKRHIDTAGEQLIAYLQQIAQKR